A single window of Acidimicrobiia bacterium DNA harbors:
- a CDS encoding class I SAM-dependent methyltransferase, whose product MEGTINSAYDTDFDPESPNDARAVALRLVGGNKRVLEFGCATGRVTRALVDRGCRVTGIELDTDAAEQARTHADEVVVLDLDYDEFEAKLSGQQWEVALFGDVLEHLRDPLHVLRATRQLLDRQGTLVLSIPNVAYADVRLALLNGQFPYGPYGLLDRTHLRFFTRETITRLLDDAGFVAVDVHRIIMPAFTSELGLRRDSFPAAVVDAVLADPEAEVYQYVVRAVIDSGDVVVRDLAERCQRLEQELWAARTRYEVERLELDAELRAIKNGRLMRYSAPLRTLRNRLRRSP is encoded by the coding sequence ATGGAGGGGACGATCAACTCGGCGTACGACACCGACTTCGACCCGGAGTCCCCGAACGACGCCCGCGCCGTGGCGCTGCGGCTGGTCGGTGGCAACAAGCGGGTCCTCGAGTTCGGATGCGCGACCGGACGGGTCACGAGGGCGCTCGTCGACCGCGGCTGTCGCGTCACCGGCATCGAGCTGGACACCGACGCCGCGGAGCAGGCGCGCACCCACGCCGACGAGGTCGTCGTCCTCGACCTGGACTATGACGAGTTCGAGGCAAAGCTGTCGGGACAGCAGTGGGAGGTCGCGCTCTTCGGCGACGTGCTCGAGCACCTGCGAGACCCGTTGCACGTCCTGCGGGCGACCCGGCAGCTGCTCGACCGTCAGGGCACGCTCGTGCTCTCGATCCCCAACGTCGCGTACGCGGATGTCCGGCTGGCGCTGCTGAACGGTCAGTTCCCCTACGGGCCGTATGGCCTCCTCGACCGGACCCATCTGCGGTTCTTCACGCGGGAGACGATCACCCGACTGCTCGACGACGCCGGCTTCGTCGCCGTGGACGTCCACCGAATCATCATGCCGGCGTTCACCTCGGAGCTCGGCCTTCGGAGGGACAGCTTCCCCGCGGCCGTGGTCGACGCGGTCCTGGCCGACCCCGAGGCCGAGGTCTACCAGTACGTGGTTCGCGCCGTGATCGACAGTGGCGACGTCGTGGTTCGCGACCTGGCGGAACGCTGCCAGCGGCTCGAGCAGGAGCTGTGGGCGGCGCGGACCCGCTACGAGGTCGAACGACTGGAGCTCGACGCCGAGCTCCGCGCGATCAAGAACGGGCGCCTGATGCGCTACTCCGCGCCGTTGCGCACCCTGCGGAACCGGCTGCGCCGCTCGCCGTAG